AAGGCCTAGATCTCTGGGCAATCTATCTCGTGGTTTCCGGCGAGGTTTGTGTTTGCTTCAATATGACTTTATGCAATGGTGCTCAAAGTCTAGTAACTCCATCTGGTTGCTGGCAGATTGTGTCAGTGGTCTTAGTAAATTGTGTTTTATTGTTAGAACATTGATATCATATGAACTGTTTGTGTACGCTGTTACGAAATTGGATTATCTTAATGCttgtttcttttcccttttaacTATTAAAGGTGCAGATGACTGCGGAGGTGATTCAAACGGAAATGCTTTTGATTTCTCAACAAAGCTGCTACATCTAGCATGGCATCCATCTGAAAATGCACTTGCATGTGCTGCCTCAAACAGCCTTTACATGTACTATGCATAAGATGATGTTCAAAGGAATTCTGATTTTGCTTGGCAATGCTCAAGTCATTGCCTCCAGTAAAGGTTTTAGTTTACCTTTCTTCCTCGGCAACTGACATGAAAGTTGTGCCAATTATTAGACTCCCAGCTACCCATTAGAATTTTTGCACATCTTAACGCCGGGGTTCAATGTTACTCTTGTTAAATTATGAAGGAAGACCTTAGCATTCGCTACCAGAGTACCAGGTAGGCAGTACCTAACTGATTTATATTCTTTCATCAGGGAAGATGCAATTCTGCCCTTGTATTATTTTGTTTAGGTCGAAGAAGGTGCCGTCTTAGCTCCCCaacaattggaaaaagaaaaagcttcTGATTTTGTGCTGCTACACTCCTGAGACAACTGGGGGCTAGACCTGAATTTGGTAGGGGGAGCTGTTTTGATGCATCAATTCTCATTGATACGTAGGGCTTCAATAGTGTAGAATTTGAATTTAAAATTCAAGTCGTGTTATCATgattattgttattttatattCTAACCATTCTTTCTCCTCTTGAAAAGTTTTCTGGTTTGTTTTGGTCTTTGCAGAGTGATTATATTggatgtattttttatttatttttttaatgttttctggAATGTAgtctttttttatgttttttgggATGTACTACTTGTCATGCATATCTTTTTATCTGAAATTTCAACTATTGCTACGATCTCCCACGAAGGAAATCTAGTCTACAATATAACTTCTAATCCTTGGTGTCAATATTTCTATTGCAATAAAGACCTCGTGGGGATTTTGAACCTGAGAGCAAAGCTTATGGTATTCTGGTGGAAGCGTTAAACTAGTGTTGAGTCTTGTTCTATGTAGGTTTTTTTAGTTAGACGTcgctctatgtagtgttttcGTCGTCTATTATGTAGTCTTAATAACACTATTATTAGACCAACTCCCCCCCTTGGAGTGTTAAATGGGGTGATATATGGTTTTAACTATTAAAATAGCATCTCAACTTCAAAAATCATCACTGGGCTAAAATAGCACTTTGTGTGATGGGGTGTTGAATGTCACTTTTTCATGAGAATGAGAGAGAGGTATGAATGGCGGGAAAGTTGGTTAAGAGAGAAGACAATGGATTTTAAATGGGCTTGGCACAGAAAAACCTTTTAGCAACTCGGGTTGAAATCAATAAATTATATCACTTTATTATTACACTATTCAATGGTGCTAAAATATAGTGTTTTAGCATCCCATTTCAACACCTTGGTTTGGAGTTGTTCTTACTATTTTAGGTACTATTTCTTGTCCTTctcttttttcactttttgtgagTACGATTACATACATGGCAATTTTACAGAATTGTTTTTGTTCATGACTTGAAAGAAAATGTTTCCACATTATGATTTGCATGAAATTTAGATGTAGATGACAAATTACTAAGAATTGCGACTTATGCAAGAATAATATGTAAAAGTGGAAGTAGAATTGATTTGAGATTCCAAAATTATGTAGGATGTCAATATAAAGATGAATGGAAATGgccattaatttttatttgatgatttCTATACGGCGTCGCATTCGCTGAAAACTCCATTTTTTAGGCGATTCGCTTCCTGTCCACGTACTCCCTTCCTAGTCTCTTGTTTTCTCGCGGTCACATATACTAAGGCCTATAAATTAATGGACCGAGTAAGTGAATGTATTATGGGCTTAATTTCTGAATATGGGCCAATACAATtttgagacttgagagaaaGCAACAAGGCCCAATAGGTGCACTGCAAATTTGCAATCTCAACCTGGCCCAGTAACTAGGTAGCagaaaaaaattagggtttccaGAGCTCACTATATATACACTCCTTGGTTTCACACCACCCACCGCCTTCGTATTCCCAAAGGCCAAAACACGGCTTCTTTGTTACGGAATCAGATCTGATATTGTTCTCCCCAAATCTCCATTTTCCCTTCGCGGTTGATATCGCTTTCATCAGTATAATTCGGTACGAAGCTTTTTTTCAGTCTCTCGATTTTACTCTTTGTTGTTTAATGTACAAATACTGATTAAATTACTGCGTAAGAAGTGTTCTTAAAGAATGAACGTAGTTGTTGTGGCTCTATATCAGAGTCAACAGCAGGTGCCCTTTCAATGGCGACCTGACTGCCGCTTAGAGCCAATATTGAATCACCGGCTGAAGACCCATGAAACTCACCGTTGTTTTGTGACACAATCAACCGGTTAAATTCAAATGGAGTGCGGTTATTGACACTCACAAAAGTGGATTTTGCACCCAAAACCCATTTTTGTGGGTGCAAATACGGCACCTCAATTCGTTTTCTGTGATTTGTTATTTGCTGcttgattttgttgttgttgttgtttgtaCTGGGCATTCAATTCAGACAACGGGTGTTTGTTGATTTAAACTCAAAACAAGCTACCTTTTGCACGGTGCCTATAATGAGCTACTGACACGATTGTATGGAGCCACAACTTATGTAATGGTTTCTTACAAATTTAAAGCAGCTAAATTGTTGATTATTTAGTTTTAAGAAATAAGAACTTCTAGGCTTATTGAGAAGCAGATTGATCATTCTGCGAACTgatattacttttttttccctcttgttGATTGCAGATTGTAGAATACAAGCTGAGAAAGTGAGGGATTCTTGTTGAGAATTTAGGCCTATTTTGGTGATTTACTTACATTCTTGTATCAATCATTCACCTTGTGTTCAATGCATATGAGCATTGATAATTCAGGATGTTatgtaaaattgaaattttttgatcATATGGTTGCTGTATCTACAACTTATTCCAATGTTTCTTAATCTTCTTTTGAATGCCATTTTTGACAAGTTTTGCAATTATAACTGATGCATGGTCTTTGTTCTGTTGGCCACAATGTCTTGAGTTTATATGGTTCCATGACAAATAAAACAGGAAACCACAGTCCTTACACAATAGAAATTCACAGAAGAATACCTCAATGATATCGAGCATGGGTCGGGTGGCTAGCACTACAAGATTTGACCCACTGAAaaattgaactagaaagttCAATTGGAAGCACCTTCGCCAATTATTCTACAAGTGGGACTATTTACACCTCAaaatttactaaatacaccTCAATCTTTATAAACCCCAGACGAAAATATAAcaacctttttttgttttgtagtaAAAATTCAATGCGCTCCCCATCCCAAACCCTAACTCTCCCAacgcttcttcttctcctcccctAGCCGTTTTCCCCTCCCGATTTCACAAAGATCTCATATCTGCCTTCGACTGGTTGTCACACTGCTTCCTTTCACAACCGATTCTGTGCTGCTCTCTGCTTCACTTCCTCACTCGGAGATAGCCGGGTAGGAGAGCTCCGTCACTTCTTAACAGGAAGGGCGGCATTCTAATGCTAACTAATGCTAAAGAGCTTGCAAACAGCAGCTTATATTCCTATTCTATGTGCGTGGATGTAACTATTGATTCAATTGCACCCTTTGATTTCCATTCTGTCTTGCCCGTTCAGGTTTTTGATGCTCTCATTCTCACTGCCTCCAAGCTTCTTCTCAAGGAGCCCAATTGTTGGTagatgaagacgaagaggaggagaagattAAAGATTTGAGGCTATAGATTTGTGCTGCATGGAGAATGATGAAGACTTGGACTGATATGGTAGGAATGGTGGGTTAGGGTTATGGAGAATGACAGAGAACAGAGGAGTTGGTTGAGAGTGAACGGGGTGTTATAAGATTTGTATTTTTCGCGATAAAATGGGGTGCTCTTAGTATCTCGTGGAGTTCAAATAGTCCCACTCTTATTCTACACCCAACAACATTGCCactcaaaatatattttcaataCAAAGATTGAAGGACTTCATACACAACAGGGTCTGCAATTCCAAGTTTccaacaatgatataaattGTTAGCTGCAAACTAATTTATCAGCTCATCtcatcaacaaaaaaaagcCACAAAATTCAAATCAGAGAACTACAATAGTATGCCATAAGTATTAGGGGGTTCATTGCACCCACCATCAAACAAACATCATCAAGATTCAGAAGCAACATTCACAATCAAACGGGCAAAGGGGAGTACTTCCAGCATCAGCCTTTCCAAGTCCCAATTCCTCTTCAGAATAAATAGAAAGCCCGTCTTCCGTTCTCCTTCGAGATTGAGAAGGTGGATCTGAGATGCTAGCTTCTTTAGCTTCTTtactcttcttattcttcttcttcatcacttTAGCTTTCACTGATAAATCTCCATTGGCCTTCTCAGTCTTCTTTTGTTCaggtttctttttccttttaccGGAGAAGATTTCATCAATCTCATTACCAGGTTTCTTCGGTGTTGAAGATGCTTTCCTTTGTTCTACTGCAGGGTTTTCTTGTATTTGAGCAGCACTCTTTGAAATGCCTTTTTTAGTCATTGCATGGAACTGAAAAATGCATAGCCACTGATGTTATACTTAGTTGCAGATTGCAATATATTAAAATCAAATCATTCAAGTTGGATAGGTAAAAATTTCTGAAAACCAAGCGCTGCAGTAACAAAACATTCCACATAAAAAAGGGCTGATTAACCAACAAAACTAAAGGAAACTACATTATAATCCACAATAAGAGAAGATTCTATATTTCAAACCATTAATTTCTGCAGCTCTCTAGAACCCTAGCTGAGAGTTATCCTTGTTCAGATGAAATAGAAGAAACCGATATCAAATTGATCGAGTGAGGTCTCAAAAAATAGAGTATGCAATCAACAAGTAGTCTGTACATAAACGCTCTGCCCTAATAAGTTTTGTTGTCAATGTCACTTTTGTGACTAGCACTGCTTCTCCATGGGAAGAGACAGCGTGCTAAAGATTATCAAAGGTTGAGCTACATATGATGCATTAATTTTCCTTCTCTAACTATCGATGTCAATCAAATTGTTGAATCGTATAAAACCCAACCTGAGTCTCCAgaacaaaatcaacaagagatCACCAAAAGCTCCTTATCCATATTTACCGACTATTAATCAAAACTCAGAGACTGCGAATTCGAGATTGGGTTGAGATATTCCGAACAATAattaggagaaagaaaaacataccTTTAGAGGTGCTATGCAGAAGAGAAGATTGGAAAGACTGGGTGGCGGTGTAGAGAGACCAAGCCGGGATTCTACCGAATGTGAATAATTGCGGCGACGCTGAAACGGAGAGGAGACGTGGACGGCGTCGTTTAGCGATGGCGACTGAAGGGCTGGTGGAGGGTTTTATTTTAGGGTTTCGacgtttgaaattgaatttAAGCTATTCGCAATTCACAATTCACGGTTGTGGCCTATATTAAAGGCCAAAGCCCATATTAAATCCCATTCTACTCGATAAACTACTGGGCCACTGGCCTCATGAAAAGCCCATTGTAGAGGCTCTATTGAGGACACATTGATCGGCCCGTGTAAGACCGTCCCCTTGGCCCTTAATGCTCACGTTTCTGGTTCCCCAGTTTCCCCGTCTTGGTCTTGGTCCCTTGGACTAAACGCAAGCCTGAAAAACTGATTTCTTCGTAAGTGATAAGTCAGTTCTTATAAATTTGGGCTTGGCCTGCCTCTTAAAGTTAAGCTCCACCTACTGTCTGGCTTAGCCCGGCCCAGCTTCATAGTCTCAATAGTCAAAAGGCTCTTCTAGATTATTATTTTTCCTCTTTAGCTCTGAAACTTGCAATAAAGACACCTCTGAGGCTCTGACATAATCCCCACCACCCGATCCAATTTTTCAATCCCCACCATTGATCCAAAGTTCAAACTGCATTATTTACCTCCAGTGATTAGAAACTGACAAGACTACACAATCACAATAAAGCATCTTTGCTCTTTTACAAATTATTTGCACCGATAAACTTGTttacttctttctctttccaGTCTAGTTCGATTGGCTACCGGCACTCGGCTTTGTTTACCACAAGGAAGGTATCAGctggttctttttctttctaatctTTAGTTGGACTGCCCTCCGCACTCACCCATGTTTACCTGCAAGGTATGACCTTTTGTGGCGATAATATTAAAGCATTTATCTCTTAGTTTGCAACCAAAACATGCGACTCTATCGGATTCTGAAAAATAGCATGCCATATATCTTCATTAAAGCACAAGCACTCATATCTTAGTTAGCGAAACATGCGACTATCTGATTCTGAAAACTAGCATGCAAGATATCTTCATTTTTGGTATATATTCTAATGCTTCAATTGAGATTTCCTAAATCCGTAGTTAAACCCCCCCAAGTGAGAGAGAGTATTGTAAACTCTGAAATATAAGGTACAACCTAATATTCAGAAGGTGAGGGATGAGcattataattaatttcaaaACGAAACAAACTCTGGGCAATGCCGCAATCTTTGTGTATTCTATGATGTTTATAAGTTTAATGCAGTCAAATATTCCCCAGAGAGATATTGCAATGAAAAATTGTGTGACAAGAAGTCAAACCTTGAATGCATCAAAACAAATTCTCCAATTGCAAAACCATTCCTTAATATTGCCCATCAGTTGTATCCATCGGAATAAAGAAGAAAGCAAAATTGTTCTTGTATCACACTTCCgtgtaaataaaattgaagGCAACTTCAATCAGTTTTTGGATCCTCCACGAAAAGGTCATCATACGAAACAGGTGCTCTGATCCTGTCATGAACAGATTTACGCTTTTCCTCACTACTATATGGTTCACATTGATCTTGATAAATCTGCTCAGAAGCATATGGAGCATTAACTGTCGTCTTATCAGCAACTGCACAGAGATTTTTTTCAGGggatccattttttctttgctcTGGTGCTTTTCTGATAGTTTGTTGCCTAAATTGCTTCTGCAAAAACAATCCAGATAGCATCTAGATTAGTACTTAATACAACAAAATGTGAATTGCATTGCTCTTTACATTGAGGAAGAcagactgacaagaatttaaaagaaaaaggtcttTCAGAAAATATATCCATTTAAGCAACCATCATACATAATTAGATACGATATTTTTGCTCTAGAAAGGGCCATCCAAAGAACACTGTAAGAATTACATGAGACTTGTAAGGTTCAAACAACTCTTCTTTTACCTCATCCATTTTATGGTGGGCTCGTGAGTGTTACTGCATCAAAGGGGCCATACACCTTACTAAATATATGCAGACGCATATAATAATTTGTGGAAAGgcaggaggaaaaaaaaacactctacaGCTCCATTGGGAATGGAAAAATCGGGGGATTCAAATGTCTTTATATGGTAAAAGCATTGAGCCCAAATGCCTACATGTATACCAGCATAACCATATAAGCAGAGATTATGatatataaatacaaaaataatcgAACACTTGTGTCAACAAGTTAGCAGGAATATCTGGGACAGTTCTAATCCAGTAAAATAACAAGCACACACCTCAAATTCCTTTGCTTTTTTCATTATCTCTTTGTAAGCCATGGGTTCTCGCGCTTTAATGATGTTCCATAGTATTCCACCACCTGTGCGTAAACGTCTGCTATCAGCAGTCATCTGCCCTCCACAAGACTGAATTGCATACACCTGAAACTTCTATATTCATTATACAATACAACAGGATAAATAGCATCTACCAAGTATCAGACAACAGAAAAGTAAAACCAGTTCACATAAACACCAAGAATACATATAAGGTACCGCAGGAGTATGTTCTACTAAGAGGCAATCAATTAGCCATAGGAAATTCATAAATAGTACTTCAAACTGcattatatatgaatatatatctGATATGCTTTCCTAACAAAGTCAGATCCAGTTTGATGCATGTTCGAGCATCTTAATTACTCAAATGATTGAAACTTCTCTGCCTAGATATCCAGTCATGGCTGTCAAAGGCCAAGCTTCACTGATTAACGTATTTATCCATTAAAGAAAGACAATTCATATAATAACAGTATTGGAAAACCTATATACAATAGATGAGAATGCATACTCTTCTCCCCTAGAAACGGAAGCAAATTTTCCCTATAACTtggtacaaaaacaaaaaactgggAAACGGAAGAATAGAACACAACATCAAAAGGCAACAACAGCACCAGAAAGCCCTAAAAGAGCACTAATATGTAACTAGAAATCAATCTAAGACAAGCAATTATAGAGTAAACAAACAAAAGGGCCCCAGAAAACTCTTTTATATTGCACTACCCTTTACCCTATTGCGAAAGAGTTCGGCTAATGAACCAATTTTAGTGCTTGATTTTGTCTTTGAACCTCTAGCATCTGCAAATCAGGTCCTTGAACAAACAAGATTTACAAACATCCAAAGCACGCATGGAAAACTTTTATATGCATCCTAAGTTAGCTCAAAAAATCAACATAAATGAAAAGTAAATCATGAAGTGACTCATATCTCATCCCAGAAAACAGGATCTCAAGCAGCAAAATGGCTTCTGAATGAAAAATCTACAACGGTAGGGAAACAATATAGAGTATCAGACATCAATAATGGAAGTATGGCTCTAAATATTGGATAAACATTGTCAGCCCCAGGTCCAACATCAAGTATAATCCATATTCTCACCTTTCCTTAAGCGACCAATCAAACCTTATAAGTCCATTGCCAAGCAAAAGTGTGCCTTCTTCTACATGCCGTTTTCTTAAAGGCGGGATTGTAAAGCACGACAAGAGGTAAAAGTCAGGATAGTCCTAAAGGTGCCAATAGGGCTAACAAAACTAAGTCAGACCTGAAAGAAAGAACGGGCTGAAGGAAAATGATGAATACTGAAAGAAACAGAGAAGATTTTCAGAAGAAGAAAcggtgaaaaaaatttgaaatccaGCTCAAAGGTACGATGGGAAAAATCGCAAATTGCAATATAGTTATGTACACATATTGCATGTAAGATGGTTAGTTGGAGCACCTCATAAGAGAACACACCAAGAAATACAGCTGCATTGTAAATTTTCCATTCGCTACCCAAAGAAGTCTTTGAATGAATAATTGATTAAAACACCACAGCTTAATTGAATAAATCAGCCGGCGAGCTTGAACTACAAAAATATGTACAGAAACCCAGATGAAGTTAAAAAAAGGCCTGAACGTACCTCATTGACAAGATCACTAAGTGCAGAAACACCAAGACAGCCTACAGCAGTATATACCATGTAGgactttttctcttttaaatgTCTACACGTATCCAGCACAAAACTGCAAAAAGATTAACATTTTAGTCAGAACCAATGACCTCCAAACCCTTCTCATAAGATCAACACAATCATTACAATTTGGGCATTTCATCATTACAATATTTTTCAAGTTCTACAAATAGCATGAAAATAAAAGCTGAAAAAAAACCTTAGGAATTGAGATAAACAATGAATCAGCCAAATATTTGTTAATAGATGTAAACGGTCATTGGGACTACCAATGAGTGTGGCTTTAGAAACACTTGCGAATTCAACATACTCTTTTCTCCTCAACACATCACTAAGTAATCTAGGCTGCTTTTATCTCATTTGCCTTGACAACTTTTCTAACCTAACCTTTCGATATAAACACAGGTATCTTACAAAACATCTTGGGATCCTTAGCCAACCCAATATTCTCGAATGCAGTGTTAATGAAATTCAGGTATAAATTAGCATATTCACAGTAACTAAATGCGCACACAATACAGAAAACAAACAGAACCATCTTCCAACCTGTTTACATCTGTCACATTTGGCAAAGgacctctcctctttctcttattcttcttcttatttgccTTTCGCCTTTGGGTTTTAGTTTTACTCTCAGATCCTTGATTTACAGAATTGACATTTCCGCCGATGCTTTGTCCTAAATCAGTATCTCCAGAACCAATATGTGAGTCATTGTCCACACACTCCCCTTCTTCTACATCAATCATCTCAACATCTTCCAAGTCATCTTCTTCATAAATGACTTCCAATAAGTTCTCTCCTTCCCCCATGGGAAACCTACATGAAGAATACAAATGTATTGTTAATTTGAGGGTTGCGAGAAAAACACAATACAAATGCATTGTTAATAGACTCCCAAGTCCCGATCCCTTATTGTAAAGCCAAGCAGTAAAATATCAGTTTCTGTAAACCTCTTTCAAAGTAAAGTGTGTGTGTGCAGTGGAACAACAAGTGTAAAATTATCtctcaaacaaattaaaattacacgaactaAAGCAgcttaaaatatatattctaattCTAATTAGATTAAAAGATAGCCAGGCTCCTTAATCCTTCGCACACTACCGAAACTCCATTAGGTTAGGATGTCCACAGAGCATCgatatatattctctcattcCAACTAACACAACGATATCTGATCGAAGCCTGAAAGAGAACACTCACTAACAACAAACAGAGCTAGATGGAACGCCGGTGCAGTAAAGGATTAGAGAGAACGAATGCCGGAATAGAGAGAATACCGAGCAATACGAGGGAACGACAGAGATGCAACTCGCCAGAGAACGTCGGTTAGGACTTAGGAGCCACCAAAAGTGCTATTGGGCTTCTCCTTACGGGCCTTGCGCTTTTTAATGATTGGTCTTCTAATGTCAGCGAGAGCCCATAACTTGTGGATCCAAAAGCCCGAATAGTGGCCCTTAAACTTGTAATTTAAGGGCTACAACTCAATAG
This genomic window from Tripterygium wilfordii isolate XIE 37 chromosome 9, ASM1340144v1, whole genome shotgun sequence contains:
- the LOC120006321 gene encoding uncharacterized protein LOC120006321, with protein sequence MGEGENLLEVIYEEDDLEDVEMIDVEEGECVDNDSHIGSGDTDLGQSIGGNVNSVNQGSESKTKTQRRKANKKKNKRKRRGPLPNVTDVNSFVLDTCRHLKEKKSYMVYTAVGCLGVSALSDLVNEVYAIQSCGGQMTADSRRLRTGGGILWNIIKAREPMAYKEIMKKAKEFEKQFRQQTIRKAPEQRKNGSPEKNLCAVADKTTVNAPYASEQIYQDQCEPYSSEEKRKSVHDRIRAPVSYDDLFVEDPKTD
- the LOC120006323 gene encoding uncharacterized protein C6G9.01c; translated protein: MTKKGISKSAAQIQENPAVEQRKASSTPKKPGNEIDEIFSGKRKKKPEQKKTEKANGDLSVKAKVMKKKNKKSKEAKEASISDPPSQSRRRTEDGLSIYSEEELGLGKADAGSTPLCPFDCECCF